One segment of Amycolatopsis alba DSM 44262 DNA contains the following:
- a CDS encoding MFS transporter: protein MSVEDDVARPLRANPTWWRWLAAASLARLPQTMLPVALVLTAHDVTGSFAGAGLLSGASALTYAVCAPWRGRQMDRATLPRALGWSLLGSTAGLVATAIAAAAGAPLVVLLALVVVAAGSGAGVSGAYRALLPQVLHDGHLKQAYAIDAVALQSAWIGGPALAAVVAALVGPQACIGTVAAVVASGALLSWTLPGRPPGNGPRQSSSARTLLARLWVPLLLNVGIGVNLGALDVALPALLADHGQATTNGGLVLAGIFATSALSGSVYAALPATNLLRRTPSLTVAWTLISVYGFITAIAAVTPSLVLAISCLLIAGLAFAPGDTAAMLLVPEKVPPDRLAEAFGYFSAFGYLGTAAASPVAGLLVTRFGADAGLVLAGLAPLLTAVIVPITRPRKN, encoded by the coding sequence ATGTCCGTCGAGGACGATGTGGCGAGGCCGCTGCGGGCGAATCCGACCTGGTGGCGGTGGCTGGCCGCGGCGTCGCTCGCCAGGCTGCCCCAGACGATGCTGCCGGTCGCGCTGGTCCTCACCGCACACGACGTGACGGGGTCGTTCGCCGGAGCCGGTCTGCTGAGCGGCGCAAGCGCGCTGACGTACGCGGTGTGCGCGCCGTGGCGGGGCAGGCAAATGGATCGGGCCACGTTGCCCCGTGCGCTGGGCTGGTCGCTGCTGGGGTCGACGGCGGGACTGGTCGCCACGGCGATCGCGGCCGCCGCGGGTGCGCCTTTGGTGGTGCTGCTGGCCTTGGTGGTCGTGGCGGCGGGCAGCGGTGCCGGGGTGAGCGGGGCGTACCGGGCGCTGTTGCCGCAGGTCCTGCACGACGGCCATCTCAAGCAGGCGTACGCGATCGACGCGGTCGCGCTGCAGTCCGCCTGGATCGGCGGTCCGGCGCTGGCGGCCGTGGTGGCCGCTCTGGTCGGGCCGCAGGCGTGTATCGGCACGGTGGCCGCTGTCGTGGCATCGGGTGCGCTGCTCAGCTGGACGTTGCCGGGCAGGCCACCCGGAAACGGCCCCCGGCAGTCGTCGTCGGCGCGAACGCTGCTGGCGCGGCTTTGGGTGCCACTGCTGCTCAACGTGGGCATCGGCGTCAACCTCGGCGCGCTCGACGTCGCCCTTCCCGCGTTGCTGGCGGACCACGGTCAGGCCACCACGAACGGCGGCTTGGTGCTCGCGGGTATCTTCGCCACGAGCGCGCTCAGCGGTTCCGTCTATGCGGCCTTGCCCGCCACGAACCTGCTGCGCAGAACCCCCAGTCTCACCGTGGCCTGGACGCTGATCTCCGTGTACGGCTTCATCACCGCGATCGCCGCCGTGACACCTTCGCTGGTGCTCGCCATCAGCTGCCTGCTGATCGCCGGACTGGCCTTCGCGCCGGGTGACACCGCGGCCATGTTGCTGGTCCCCGAGAAGGTCCCCCCGGATCGGCTGGCGGAGGCGTTCGGGTACTTCTCCGCCTTCGGCTACCTGGGGACCGCCGCCGCCAGCCCGGTGGCGGGATTGCTCGTGACCCGGTTCGGCGCTGACGCGGGTCTGGTCCTGGCGGGCCTGGCGCCACTGCTCACCGCCGTGATAGTGCCGATCACCCGGCCACGGAAGAACTAA
- the asnB gene encoding asparagine synthase (glutamine-hydrolyzing), protein MCGIAGWVDFTRDLSAESACLGEMTGGLAPRGPDDEGMWLSREAAVGHRRLAVIDIAGGKQPMVTTRSPGGGQIVLTYSGEIYNFRELRAELVARGHRMHTQSDTEVVLRSYVEWGAAAVERLVGIFAFAVWDTDRRQLLLVRDRLGVKPLYYHRYAGGLLFGSEPKAILANPLFTARMSEQSLPMLFNARLTPSGATPLLELAEVRPGHVLRFTPGEFAESRYWALQSEEHTDDLDKTVSTVRELVERIVAEQLVSDVPLGTLLSGGLDSSVVAALAAETLRENGSGRLSTYSVDFAGAEADFRPTALRPDRDSPYAKLTAAHIGADHHEVIVDDERMLSALPTARHARDLPSLGQFDASMLELFRSVRETSTVALSGEAADEVFGGYPWFRHPDAVWADTFPWMGDGVRLTDFVAPDVRARIKPGEQERDLYRTLLAEVPGLPGETKLNARMREVLYLSMQAPLSLLLDRKDRMSMAVGLEVRVPYCDHRLIEYVWNVPWEMKTADNREKSLLRLAFGDRLPPEVLDRPKSAYPASFSPGYAAQVISGVRALASDPDSPLGAVLDGKRIEDMISAADRPTMTHANHAHILIPLLEVDLWMRELGVTLC, encoded by the coding sequence ATGTGCGGAATCGCCGGTTGGGTGGACTTCACCCGCGACCTTTCGGCGGAGAGCGCCTGCCTCGGTGAGATGACCGGCGGGCTGGCGCCTCGCGGCCCGGACGACGAGGGGATGTGGCTGTCGCGCGAGGCCGCCGTCGGTCACCGCAGACTCGCGGTCATCGACATCGCCGGCGGCAAGCAGCCGATGGTCACCACCCGGTCGCCCGGTGGCGGGCAGATCGTGCTGACCTACAGCGGCGAGATCTACAACTTCCGGGAGCTGCGCGCCGAGCTCGTCGCGCGCGGGCACCGGATGCACACGCAGTCCGACACGGAAGTGGTCCTGCGCTCGTATGTGGAGTGGGGCGCCGCGGCCGTCGAGCGCTTGGTGGGGATCTTCGCCTTCGCCGTCTGGGACACCGACCGGCGTCAGTTGCTGCTGGTCCGCGACCGGCTCGGCGTGAAACCGTTGTACTACCACCGTTACGCGGGTGGCCTGCTGTTCGGGTCCGAGCCGAAGGCGATCCTCGCCAACCCGCTGTTCACCGCCAGGATGAGCGAACAGTCGCTGCCGATGCTGTTCAACGCCCGGCTCACGCCGTCGGGCGCGACGCCGTTGCTGGAGCTGGCCGAAGTGCGGCCGGGACACGTTCTGAGGTTCACCCCCGGCGAGTTCGCCGAGTCGAGGTACTGGGCGCTGCAGAGCGAGGAGCACACCGACGACCTCGACAAGACGGTGTCGACGGTGCGTGAACTGGTCGAGCGGATCGTCGCCGAGCAACTGGTCTCCGACGTGCCGCTGGGCACGTTGCTCTCCGGCGGCCTCGACTCGTCCGTGGTGGCCGCGCTGGCCGCGGAGACACTGCGGGAGAACGGTTCCGGGCGATTGTCGACGTACTCCGTCGATTTCGCCGGTGCCGAGGCGGACTTCCGGCCGACCGCGCTGCGCCCCGACCGGGACAGCCCGTACGCCAAGCTGACCGCCGCGCATATCGGTGCCGACCACCACGAGGTGATCGTCGACGACGAGCGGATGCTGTCCGCCCTCCCGACCGCCAGGCACGCGCGTGACCTGCCGAGCCTCGGGCAGTTCGACGCGTCGATGCTGGAGCTGTTCCGTTCGGTCCGCGAGACGTCGACCGTCGCGCTGTCCGGTGAGGCGGCGGACGAGGTGTTCGGCGGCTACCCGTGGTTCCGCCACCCGGACGCGGTCTGGGCGGACACGTTTCCCTGGATGGGGGATGGCGTCCGGCTGACCGACTTCGTCGCGCCGGACGTGCGCGCCCGGATCAAACCGGGGGAGCAGGAACGGGACCTCTACCGGACGCTGCTGGCCGAGGTGCCCGGCCTGCCGGGGGAAACCAAGCTGAACGCGCGGATGCGTGAGGTCCTGTATCTGAGCATGCAGGCCCCGCTCAGCCTGTTGCTGGACCGCAAGGACCGGATGAGCATGGCGGTGGGCCTCGAGGTGCGCGTGCCGTATTGCGACCATCGGCTGATCGAGTACGTCTGGAACGTCCCGTGGGAGATGAAGACCGCGGACAACAGGGAGAAGAGCCTGCTCCGCCTGGCGTTCGGCGACCGGCTGCCGCCCGAGGTCCTCGACCGGCCCAAGAGCGCCTATCCGGCGTCGTTCTCCCCTGGCTATGCCGCGCAAGTGATCTCCGGTGTCCGCGCGCTGGCGAGCGACCCGGACTCCCCGCTGGGCGCGGTGCTCGACGGGAAACGGATCGAGGACATGATCTCCGCCGCGGACCGGCCGACGATGACGCACGCCAATCACGCCCACATCCTGATCCCGTTGCTGGAGGTCGACCTGTGGATGCGCGAGCTGGGAGTGACCCTGTGCTGA
- a CDS encoding DUF885 family protein — MDGAPSAALPGLAAEFWAWRTRTQPDSYDDITRVERPPDWVADWSASAIRARREAHEGFADRYRRIELSDVDISGQVDRRLLGSALARVRWELDLSRSWQRDPSFYVDQSLVCVYNLLLEPPPFGTQRADAVVRQLRNVPVVLEQARENLDGTIVGPFARRTLTALHRADEQLRTAMAALAVSAPDHRLPAAAESAARSVAGYRDWLAGQAPFDTDEVAVGADAFAFFLHRVALLPFPAEQLRTMARQERNRAVWAETLPRRDDHTTAHGNLPGIDELIARQRDAERDLRRFYLDHDVLSLPAGPRRYRMAPLPAYLEPLTWLGVPHDPASPSRVDDDAIRYVRNPDPDLPYFDLAEIRTPLTGLAHEGVHAQQLAMSWQHGNPARRPYYDSAPNEGIALYHEELLLNLGAFDGEPAGAAFVVNAMRLRALRVEIDVALALGELSLREAADVLAESVPMDRATAWQEATFFAGNPGQGLSYQVGKLQILDLLAACARRQGDAFDLKAFHDRLWREGNVPLALQRWELLGLRDHLDQADLLAPAGDR; from the coding sequence ATGGACGGCGCACCAAGCGCGGCGCTGCCGGGGCTGGCGGCGGAGTTCTGGGCCTGGCGCACCAGGACCCAGCCGGATTCCTACGACGACATCACCAGGGTGGAGCGGCCTCCGGACTGGGTCGCCGACTGGTCGGCTTCGGCGATCCGTGCCCGGCGCGAGGCCCACGAAGGGTTCGCCGACCGGTACCGCCGGATCGAGCTGTCCGATGTGGACATCAGCGGCCAGGTGGACCGGCGGCTGCTCGGATCGGCGCTGGCGCGGGTCCGGTGGGAGCTGGATCTTTCGCGTTCCTGGCAACGTGATCCGTCGTTCTACGTCGACCAAAGCCTGGTCTGTGTCTACAACCTTCTGCTGGAGCCGCCACCGTTCGGCACCCAGCGGGCCGACGCCGTCGTTCGTCAGCTGCGCAACGTTCCCGTTGTTCTGGAACAAGCACGCGAGAACCTCGACGGGACGATCGTCGGGCCGTTCGCCCGGCGAACGCTCACCGCGCTCCACCGGGCCGACGAACAGCTGCGGACGGCGATGGCGGCACTGGCGGTGTCGGCGCCCGACCACCGCTTGCCCGCCGCGGCCGAAAGCGCCGCACGGTCTGTCGCCGGCTACCGGGATTGGCTTGCCGGGCAAGCTCCGTTCGACACCGACGAAGTCGCTGTCGGCGCGGACGCGTTCGCGTTCTTCCTGCACCGCGTGGCGCTGCTGCCGTTCCCGGCGGAACAGCTGCGGACGATGGCCCGTCAGGAACGGAATCGGGCGGTGTGGGCCGAGACGCTTCCACGCCGCGACGATCACACGACGGCCCACGGAAATCTGCCCGGCATCGACGAGTTGATCGCCCGGCAACGCGACGCCGAACGTGACTTGCGGCGGTTCTACCTCGACCACGATGTGCTGAGCCTGCCCGCAGGTCCGCGGAGATACCGGATGGCACCACTCCCCGCGTATCTCGAACCGCTGACCTGGCTGGGTGTGCCGCACGACCCGGCGTCACCGTCCCGTGTGGACGATGACGCGATCCGCTACGTCCGGAACCCGGACCCGGACCTGCCTTACTTCGACCTCGCCGAGATCCGCACCCCGCTCACCGGGCTCGCGCACGAAGGCGTCCACGCGCAGCAGCTCGCGATGTCCTGGCAGCACGGCAATCCGGCGCGCCGTCCCTACTACGACTCCGCGCCGAACGAGGGAATCGCGCTCTACCACGAAGAACTGCTGCTGAACCTGGGAGCCTTCGACGGCGAACCGGCGGGCGCCGCGTTCGTCGTCAACGCGATGCGGCTCCGTGCATTGCGCGTGGAGATCGACGTCGCGCTGGCGCTCGGCGAGTTGTCCCTGCGGGAAGCTGCCGACGTGCTCGCGGAATCGGTCCCCATGGACCGGGCGACCGCGTGGCAGGAGGCCACTTTCTTCGCGGGCAACCCCGGCCAGGGGCTGAGTTACCAGGTCGGCAAACTGCAGATCCTCGACCTGCTGGCGGCCTGCGCCCGGCGTCAGGGCGACGCCTTCGACCTGAAGGCGTTCCACGACCGGCTGTGGCGCGAAGGCAACGTGCCTCTCGCTTTGCAACGCTGGGAACTCCTCGGTCTGCGCGATCACCTCGACCAGGCGGACCTGCTGGCTCCCGCCGGCGATCGGTGA
- a CDS encoding acyl-CoA dehydrogenase family protein: protein MNLHDRFTPGPEFGETLRAGARRAHETGEVDAASLEALRRSGLLGMMVHEDHGGWGYDAAAANAAIETVAADNPSIAIMLYLHCAVAVRIEQYGTETQKKHWLPRIARRGELVASAWSEPGSTADKRSLSTTAQRDTAGGWEIKGGKTFSTSATVADFFIVLVQLPPTTGTAHATGPTYGGSDQALFLVEAATPGVEVPPDALDMAGMRGSGTGMVQFRDVTVGEDNLLCSGSATPEAIQLPHRLGLTLGAVSVGLAQAAHETALAHARDRDLFDEPRFQRQLASTEIAVRSARAAVRDLTTGPAQDRVLRAYCVKVFASTTGETVCGTVRGLLGSAGYLHAHEINRISQDAEAVTHMGPPTHLCLDLIAGRLAPATGPDR from the coding sequence ATGAACCTCCACGATCGATTCACGCCCGGCCCGGAGTTCGGTGAGACACTCCGCGCCGGTGCCCGCCGGGCACACGAGACAGGGGAGGTCGACGCGGCGAGCCTCGAAGCGCTGCGCCGATCGGGGCTGCTGGGCATGATGGTCCACGAAGACCATGGTGGCTGGGGCTACGACGCGGCCGCCGCGAACGCCGCGATCGAGACCGTCGCCGCGGACAACCCGTCGATCGCCATCATGTTGTATCTCCACTGCGCGGTGGCGGTGCGGATCGAGCAGTACGGCACCGAGACCCAGAAGAAACACTGGCTTCCGCGCATCGCGCGACGCGGCGAGCTGGTGGCGTCCGCGTGGAGCGAGCCCGGCTCGACAGCGGACAAGCGCTCGCTGTCCACGACCGCCCAGCGTGACACCGCCGGAGGGTGGGAGATCAAGGGCGGCAAGACCTTCTCCACCAGCGCCACCGTCGCCGACTTCTTCATCGTGCTCGTCCAGCTTCCCCCCACCACCGGGACAGCTCACGCCACCGGGCCCACCTACGGCGGGAGCGACCAGGCACTGTTCCTCGTCGAAGCGGCCACCCCCGGCGTCGAGGTGCCCCCGGACGCACTCGACATGGCAGGCATGCGCGGCTCCGGGACGGGAATGGTGCAGTTCCGGGACGTGACCGTCGGGGAGGACAACCTGCTCTGCTCCGGCAGCGCCACCCCCGAAGCGATCCAGCTGCCCCACCGGCTGGGGCTCACCCTCGGCGCGGTCAGCGTGGGGCTGGCCCAGGCGGCGCACGAAACCGCGCTCGCGCACGCCCGCGACCGCGATCTCTTCGACGAGCCACGGTTCCAGCGTCAGCTCGCCTCGACGGAGATCGCCGTCAGATCGGCCCGCGCCGCCGTCCGCGACCTCACCACCGGTCCGGCACAGGACAGGGTGCTGCGTGCCTACTGCGTCAAGGTCTTCGCCTCGACGACCGGTGAGACCGTCTGTGGCACGGTCCGAGGTCTCCTCGGCAGCGCCGGCTACCTCCACGCACACGAGATCAACCGGATCTCCCAGGACGCTGAAGCCGTCACCCATATGGGGCCGCCGACGCATTTGTGCCTCGACCTGATCGCGGGACGGTTGGCCCCCGCGACCGGACCCGATCGGTAG
- a CDS encoding non-ribosomal peptide synthetase: MSERGDFAGAPSGTDPRIDLVRSIFAEVLGEPWVAADDDFFELGGQSMLASRLLTQLQAAFGAQITPREFFTAPTPAGVASRLDTYRASRPPIERKDRTARVPLSFAQQRQWFLNQVAGGGAGYNTPLALSLSGELDVEAVRLAVRDVIARHEPLRTIFPAEAGTPRQEVLEVPDAAAAVVVIDVEPDKAQETVRRYASEGFDLTVDAPLRTYLFVLGPDEHVLLLALHHIAVDGWSFEPLRRDLSTAYQARLAGSAPHWPELPVQYADYALWQRELSDRDEDSLLAAQLDYWRTALKGAPAQLTLPTDRSRPAVAGYDGGRVRVHLGAELHHRLTALAREHQATLFMVIQAGLCALLTRLGAGTDVPIGAPIAGRTDAALDDLVGFFVNTLVLRTGTAGDPDFHELIERVRTTDLAAFDAADVPFEHVVEAVNPVRSLGVHPLFQVLFLVDANVEPALDAPGLRSRFEAVDIGTSRFELSFNFKEQLSADGEPGGVDGLVEYATDVYDHGTVEAMAEQLCLVLDQAAADPGRPMSRYELLSAPGRRRVLTEWNDSARALPATDLATLLEDQAERTPRAVAVVTDTDSVTYAELHARADQVARELVGRGAGPERVVAVVLESSVELLVAMLATVKAGAAYLPVSPDFPDDRVGFMLADAAPAVVVTSVEHAYRVPGALVLDDPEDVARIDRQPATKLTGDQRRDGGAAAYVIYTSGSTGVPKGVVMPAAGLLNTVCWQADGGSGDTGGVTAQLASVGFDMSLQEMLATLARGGTLAIPEPDVRTDPARLVHWIDRHRVSMIMVPALLLDGICSAAAAEGTELPTLTDIVQAGSALTLGDELRSLLAARPGRRLINQYGPTETHCALSFPVPAEVVASGRTTTIPLGRPVWNHRVYVLDEAARPVPPGVLGEVYIAGAGVARGYLAKPGLTATRFLPDPFGASGERMYRTGDLARWNGDGTVTFAGRADHQVKIRGYRVEPGEIETTLHEHPGVAQAAVTAIEAAPGDLRLVAYVVGAGAVRLDVAELRRHVSGTLPSFMVPASFVVLDRLPENANGKVDLAALPAPQWTVTGRAPRTPQEELLCRLVAEVLGLAEVGVDDGFFDLGGHSLLASKLAGRVRSVFGVDLPVRVIFDRQTVAGIAKAIDGPASGRPPVRVMSRPARVPLSFAQQRLWFVEQLAERVDDGSAYHLPSVFSLTGEVDAGAVQAAIGDVIARHESLRTVFPLSGDEPYQRVLDPEPFRLTTVDCPEPGVPDAVAAEVDRPFDLEHEPPLRAKLFRLAPDRHVLLICLHHIATDGWSMRPLLRDLSTAYAARLAGGAPDWAPLPVQYADYTLWQRESLHTDGTGVTEQLRYWTGQLAGLPEQLELPVDRPRPSVRDRRGRTLYFELDADLHDGLTRLAGTGGASLFMTLQVMLAGLLTRLGAGTDIPIGAAIAGRNDDAFSDLVGFFVNNLVLRTDTSGNPTFTELLARVRETDLAAYANQDVPFERLVEVLNPARSLSHNPLFQVSLVLQNAGEATLELPGVEVTEHQAGLRNAKFDLLFAFTERRDAAGRPQGIDALVEYATDIFDEETVTSLTQRLVQVVRAAVADPGSRLGAVDVLLPGEREKLLAMWSG, translated from the coding sequence ATGTCCGAGCGTGGTGACTTCGCCGGTGCGCCGTCCGGGACGGACCCGCGAATCGATCTCGTCCGGTCGATCTTCGCGGAGGTGCTCGGCGAACCGTGGGTGGCCGCGGACGACGACTTCTTCGAGCTCGGCGGCCAGTCGATGCTGGCGTCCCGTCTGCTGACCCAGTTGCAGGCGGCTTTCGGCGCGCAGATCACCCCGCGGGAGTTCTTCACCGCGCCGACGCCCGCCGGGGTGGCGAGCAGGCTCGACACGTACCGGGCGAGCCGCCCGCCCATCGAGCGGAAGGACCGCACCGCACGGGTCCCGTTGTCGTTCGCGCAGCAGCGCCAGTGGTTCCTCAACCAGGTCGCCGGTGGCGGGGCCGGGTACAACACCCCGCTCGCCTTGTCGCTGTCGGGTGAGCTGGACGTCGAGGCGGTCCGCCTGGCGGTGCGCGATGTGATCGCCCGGCACGAGCCGCTCCGGACGATCTTCCCGGCGGAGGCGGGAACGCCGAGGCAGGAGGTCCTCGAGGTCCCGGACGCGGCCGCGGCGGTGGTGGTGATCGACGTCGAGCCGGACAAGGCGCAAGAGACGGTCCGGCGGTACGCGTCCGAAGGTTTCGACCTGACCGTGGACGCGCCCCTGCGGACCTACCTGTTCGTCCTCGGTCCCGATGAGCATGTGCTTTTGCTGGCGTTGCATCACATCGCGGTCGACGGCTGGTCGTTCGAACCGCTGCGGCGCGACCTGTCCACCGCCTATCAGGCGAGACTGGCCGGCAGCGCGCCACACTGGCCGGAACTGCCGGTGCAGTACGCGGATTACGCGCTGTGGCAACGGGAACTGAGCGACCGCGACGAGGATTCCCTGCTGGCCGCACAGCTGGACTATTGGCGGACGGCGCTCAAGGGCGCACCGGCGCAGCTCACCCTGCCGACCGACCGCTCCCGCCCGGCCGTCGCCGGCTACGACGGCGGCCGGGTGCGCGTCCATCTCGGCGCCGAACTGCACCACCGGCTCACCGCCCTCGCCAGGGAGCACCAGGCCACGCTGTTCATGGTCATCCAGGCGGGTCTCTGCGCCCTTCTGACCAGGTTGGGCGCGGGCACCGACGTGCCGATCGGCGCGCCCATCGCCGGCCGCACCGACGCGGCGCTGGACGACCTCGTCGGGTTCTTCGTCAACACGCTCGTCCTGCGCACTGGCACGGCGGGCGACCCGGACTTCCACGAGCTGATCGAGCGGGTCCGGACGACCGACCTCGCCGCGTTCGACGCCGCCGACGTGCCGTTCGAGCACGTCGTCGAAGCGGTCAACCCGGTTCGTTCCCTCGGCGTGCACCCGCTCTTCCAGGTGCTGTTCCTGGTGGACGCGAACGTCGAGCCCGCGCTGGACGCGCCGGGCCTCAGGTCCCGCTTCGAGGCGGTCGACATCGGGACGTCCCGGTTCGAACTGTCGTTCAACTTCAAGGAACAGCTGTCCGCCGACGGTGAGCCGGGCGGGGTGGACGGCCTGGTCGAGTACGCCACCGACGTGTACGACCACGGCACGGTCGAGGCCATGGCCGAGCAGCTGTGCCTTGTGCTGGACCAGGCCGCCGCCGATCCAGGGCGGCCGATGTCGCGGTACGAACTGCTGTCCGCGCCCGGCAGGCGACGGGTGCTGACCGAATGGAACGACTCCGCCCGTGCCTTGCCCGCCACCGACCTCGCCACGTTGCTGGAGGACCAAGCCGAGCGGACACCGCGGGCGGTCGCCGTCGTCACGGACACGGACAGCGTCACCTACGCCGAACTGCACGCCAGGGCCGATCAAGTGGCCAGGGAACTGGTGGGGCGGGGTGCCGGGCCCGAGCGGGTCGTCGCGGTGGTGCTGGAGAGCTCCGTGGAACTGCTGGTCGCGATGCTGGCCACGGTCAAGGCGGGCGCGGCCTATCTCCCGGTGAGCCCGGACTTTCCCGACGACCGGGTCGGGTTCATGCTCGCCGACGCCGCGCCCGCTGTCGTGGTGACGAGCGTCGAGCACGCATACCGGGTACCCGGTGCCCTGGTCCTCGACGACCCCGAGGACGTGGCGCGGATCGACCGGCAGCCCGCGACGAAACTGACGGGTGACCAGCGGCGTGACGGGGGAGCGGCCGCCTACGTGATCTACACCTCCGGCTCGACAGGGGTGCCCAAGGGGGTCGTGATGCCCGCGGCCGGGCTGCTCAACACGGTGTGCTGGCAGGCGGACGGCGGTTCGGGGGACACGGGCGGGGTCACCGCCCAGCTGGCGAGCGTCGGATTCGACATGTCGTTGCAGGAGATGCTCGCGACGCTCGCCCGCGGTGGCACGCTGGCGATCCCGGAGCCGGACGTCCGCACCGATCCGGCGCGGCTGGTGCACTGGATCGACCGGCACCGGGTGAGCATGATCATGGTGCCGGCGTTGCTGCTCGACGGGATCTGCTCGGCCGCCGCCGCCGAGGGCACCGAGCTGCCGACGCTGACCGACATCGTGCAGGCGGGCTCGGCGCTGACACTGGGCGATGAGCTTCGTTCCCTGCTGGCCGCTCGGCCGGGCCGACGGCTGATCAACCAGTACGGGCCGACGGAGACGCATTGCGCGCTCTCGTTCCCCGTGCCTGCCGAGGTCGTCGCGAGCGGCCGGACCACGACGATCCCGCTCGGCCGCCCGGTGTGGAATCACCGGGTCTACGTGCTGGACGAGGCAGCGCGCCCGGTCCCGCCCGGTGTGCTCGGCGAGGTGTACATCGCGGGCGCGGGGGTGGCCCGTGGCTATCTCGCCAAGCCCGGCCTCACCGCGACGCGGTTCCTTCCGGATCCGTTCGGCGCATCCGGCGAGCGGATGTACCGGACCGGCGATCTGGCCAGGTGGAACGGCGACGGCACGGTGACGTTCGCAGGCCGGGCCGACCACCAGGTGAAGATCCGGGGCTACCGGGTGGAGCCAGGGGAGATCGAAACGACCCTGCACGAGCACCCAGGGGTGGCACAGGCAGCGGTGACCGCGATCGAGGCGGCGCCGGGAGACCTCCGGCTCGTGGCGTACGTGGTGGGCGCGGGCGCTGTCCGGCTCGACGTCGCCGAACTGCGCCGCCATGTGTCCGGAACCCTGCCCTCCTTCATGGTCCCGGCCTCGTTCGTCGTACTGGACCGGTTGCCGGAGAACGCCAACGGGAAAGTGGACCTCGCCGCGCTGCCCGCTCCACAGTGGACGGTGACCGGCCGGGCGCCGCGCACCCCGCAGGAAGAACTGCTGTGCCGGCTGGTCGCCGAGGTGCTGGGGCTCGCCGAAGTCGGGGTGGACGACGGGTTCTTCGATCTCGGCGGCCACTCACTGCTGGCCAGCAAGCTGGCGGGCCGGGTGCGTTCGGTGTTCGGCGTGGACCTGCCGGTGCGGGTGATCTTCGACCGGCAGACCGTCGCGGGCATCGCCAAGGCCATCGACGGTCCGGCGTCCGGCAGGCCGCCGGTCAGGGTGATGAGCCGTCCGGCCAGGGTGCCGTTGTCCTTCGCGCAGCAACGGTTGTGGTTCGTCGAGCAGCTGGCGGAACGGGTGGACGACGGTTCGGCCTACCACCTGCCGTCGGTGTTCTCGCTGACCGGCGAGGTGGATGCGGGCGCGGTGCAGGCGGCGATCGGTGACGTGATCGCCAGGCACGAAAGCCTGCGGACCGTGTTCCCGCTGTCCGGTGACGAGCCGTATCAGCGCGTTCTCGACCCCGAACCGTTCCGTCTGACCACAGTGGACTGTCCGGAGCCCGGTGTGCCCGACGCGGTGGCGGCCGAGGTCGACCGCCCGTTCGACCTCGAGCACGAGCCGCCGTTGCGCGCCAAGCTCTTCCGGCTCGCCCCGGACCGGCACGTGCTGCTGATCTGCCTGCACCACATCGCCACCGACGGCTGGTCGATGCGGCCGCTGTTGCGGGATCTGTCCACCGCGTACGCCGCCAGGCTGGCGGGCGGCGCCCCGGACTGGGCACCGTTGCCTGTCCAGTACGCGGACTACACGCTGTGGCAGCGGGAAAGTCTCCACACCGACGGGACAGGTGTCACGGAGCAGCTGAGGTACTGGACCGGACAGCTGGCAGGCCTGCCCGAACAACTGGAGCTCCCGGTGGATCGGCCCCGGCCGTCGGTACGCGACCGGCGTGGCCGGACCCTCTATTTCGAGCTCGACGCCGATCTGCACGACGGCCTCACCCGGCTCGCCGGAACCGGGGGTGCCAGCTTGTTCATGACGTTGCAGGTGATGCTGGCCGGTCTGCTCACCCGGCTCGGTGCGGGCACGGACATCCCGATCGGCGCGGCGATCGCGGGCCGCAACGACGACGCGTTCAGCGACCTCGTCGGCTTCTTCGTGAACAACCTGGTGCTCCGCACCGACACCAGCGGAAACCCGACTTTCACCGAACTGCTGGCGAGGGTGCGGGAAACCGACCTGGCCGCCTACGCCAACCAGGACGTGCCGTTCGAGCGGCTGGTCGAGGTGCTCAATCCGGCGCGATCGCTGAGCCACAACCCGCTGTTCCAGGTGTCACTGGTCCTGCAGAACGCGGGCGAGGCCACGCTGGAACTCCCTGGCGTGGAGGTGACCGAGCACCAGGCCGGGCTGCGCAACGCCAAGTTCGACCTGCTGTTCGCGTTCACCGAGCGACGTGACGCCGCCGGCCGTCCGCAGGGCATCGACGCGCTGGTCGAGTACGCCACCGATATCTTCGACGAGGAGACGGTCACGTCCCTGACCCAGCGGCTGGTCCAGGTGGTGCGTGCCGCGGTCGCCGATCCCGGTTCGCGCCTGGGCGCCGTCGACGTACTGCTCCCCGGTGAGCGCGAGAAACTGCTCGCCATGTGGTCGGGCTGA